The following proteins are co-located in the Styela clava chromosome 15, kaStyClav1.hap1.2, whole genome shotgun sequence genome:
- the LOC120333986 gene encoding transmembrane protein 180-like, with product MPFHKNAVAYAATSFASSMMNSIFFFYYVKLFLDRYHVSEPWFQFAQVVYMLWNAINDPLFGYFQDQSTWDFCSNRQKSILYGAPLWALCFLLPWFPWGNYEEGNWLAGVHLMVTLCAYDALLTFVLLSQCAIFAEISVQHEDRLRLVKYSQIASAMGNTGVFFSGIVSDNMNNMFNLQIYCVLIALIAWASMRYCALNTRTMYDNKGKEPSKTPLIEQKQKREEEKLSFKGACVITWQILKNRNFIAFVIMNFFQVLHVTFGANFLLIFANHLIPQDVLPSVARSAVYGASFVLPQLMILLGGGIIAKFGSYKVILISFMVQIFLGITLYFVGREHYYFLALFFILDMSIPHAAFSLFNIPLSDIIDEDMNVNKAKYPRSSMVFGTNALITKPANSFAPMLVVAILNKYGYDALKEYGVPGAVVPSGVTPPDQSDIAELHNVMFKIMCTFPIVLSIIQLLAWSTYKLKSTHVTEAKYMDT from the exons ATGCCATTTCATAAAAATGCAGTTGCCTATGCTGCAACCAGTTTTGCATCGTCTATGATGAATTCCATCTTCTTCTTCTATTATGTGAAACTTTTTCTGGACAGATATCACGTCTCGGAGCCATGGTTTCAATTTGCACAG GTTGTCTACATGTTGTGGAATGCAATCAATGACCCACTGTTTGGTTATTTCCAAGATCAGTCAACTTGGGACTTTTGTAGCAATCGACAAAAATCTATATTATATGGTGCTCCTCTCTGGGCTCTTTGTTTTCTGTTACCATGGTTTCCATGGGGAAATTACGAAGAAG GTAACTGGTTGGCAGGTGTACATCTGATGGTGACATTGTGTGCATATGATGCGCTATTAACATTCGTACTTTTGTCACAATGTGCAATTTTTGCTGAAATATCTGTCCAACATGAAGACAGATTGAGACTTGTTAAGTATAGCCAG ATTGCATCTGCGATGGGAAACACTGGTGTTTTCTTTTCCGGAATTGTTTCAGATAACATGAATAATATGttcaatttacaaatatattgtgTGCTTATAGCTCTCATTGCATGGGCCAGTATGAg GTACTGTGCATTAAATACAAGGACAATGTATGATAACAAAGGAAAAGAACCTTCGAAAACTCCATTGattgaacaaaaacaaaaaagagaaGAAGAAAAACTAAGTTTTAAAGGAGCTTGCGTTATCACTTGGCAGATTCTGAAAAATAGAAACTTTATCGCTTTTGTTATAATGAATTTCTTTCAG gTTCTCCATGTTACATTCGGAGCAaattttcttctaatttttgCCAATCATCTTATTCCACAAGATGTTCTACCGTCAGTTGCAAGAAGTGCTGTTTATGGGGCATCTTTTGTACTCCCCCAG ttGATGATTCTGTTAGGTGGAGGAATTATTGCAAAGTTTGGATCATATAAAGTTATTCTTATATCTTTCATGGTTCAAATATTCCTCGGAATAACTTTGTATTTTGTCGGAAGAGAACATTATTATTTCTTAGCTTTGTTCTTCATATTAGATAT GAGTATTCCTCATGCAGCTTTCAGTCTCTTTAATATCCCACTGTCAGATATTATTGATGAAGATATGAATGTTAACAAGGCGAA GTATCCACGATCGTCAATGGTATTTGGTACAAACGCTCTAATTACAAAACCAGCAAATTCATTTGCACCAATGTTAGTGGTGGCTATATTGAACAA atATGGTTATGACGCCCTGAAGGAATACGGAGTGCCAGGAGCCGTAGTACCATCTGGTGTTACTCCTCCCGATCAATCAGATATCGCAGAACTCCATAACGTAATGTTCAAAATAATGTGTACTTTCCCAATCGTACTTTCAATTATACAACTGTTAGCCTGGAGTACGTACAAACTGAAGTCTACCCATGTCACGGAGGcgaaatatatggacacatga
- the LOC120333988 gene encoding cytochrome c oxidase subunit 5B, mitochondrial-like: protein MSLQRFSRILFSRYVQPHRGIHLAALNANRPSASSDVGVIGYRQIEKRAHEAGEDPFDSLDRDKPHNLKGSGTKSDPFLVPSRNHMRCVTVQLGEESAPPHYFWVTKDEGGRDPITGKHFKLDFIEGDKWGIDELDLFKH from the exons ATGTCTTTGCAAAGATTTTCAAGGATCTTGTTTTCAAGATATGTCCAACCTCATCGTGGAATACACCTTGCTGCTTTAAATGCCA ATCGGCCCAGTGCTTCATCAGACGTCGGTGTTATTGGATACAGACAAATAGAAAAGAGAGCACATGAAGCGGGAGAGGATCCTTTCGATTCATTGGATCGTGACAAGCCACATAACCTTAAAGGAAGTGGCACAAAAAGTGATCCGTTCCTCGTGCCATCAAGAAACCATATGCGATGTGTCACTGTCCAGC TTGGTGAGGAAAGTGCTCCACCACATTATTTTTGGGTGACAAAAGATGAAGGTGGACGAGATCCCATCACTGGAAAACACTTTAAACTAGATTTTATTGAGGGAGACAAATGGGGAATTGATGAACTAGATCTGTTTAAACAttga
- the LOC120333987 gene encoding transmembrane protein 180-like gives MRLDKNAFAFSSLTLASRLMNTTFYFYYVKLFLDKYHVSEPWFQFSQVVYMIWNALNDPLFAYFQEKSSWDFCRNRQKAIYYGAPLWVLSYLLPWFPWTNYESDPGSWISGMHLMISLFAYDALYTFVLLSQCALFAEMSVKHEDRLRLIKYNQVASVLGNCSIFITGVVSNNMENLFNLQLCCIFIAAISWLFIRYCALNTTTLYDNHIPPKKQKDSSGSENGYKIKNHDDEMSFKGACQITWQILCNKNFLSFVIMNFFQVLHQTFGTNFLLIFADHLIPKYALSSFERSFIYGASFILPQVVIILSGSIIEKYGSFRIIMATFYAQIFFAIAQYFIGRNHYYFVALYLVLETTLPSIAANFTSINIADVIDEDMAIHNLKLPRSSMIFGTNALVTKPAISLAPMIVVFILNRYGYDSLKESGIIKEEFSSKDAVQPDTIAIDQLHSVMFNFVCYFPIVLSIIQIFVWNRFQLRSSHKKDAKYADNGELY, from the exons ATGCGTTTGGATAAAAATGCTTTTGCGTTTTCGTCGTTAACTCTTGCATCCCGGTTGATGAACACAACGTTCTACTTTTATTACGTCAAGCTATTTTTGGACAAATATCATGTGTCAGAACCGTGGTTTCAATTTTCTCAG GTTGTGTATATGATATGGAATGCATTGAACGACCCACTGTTTGCATATTTCCAAGAAAAATCAAGCTGGGATTTCTGTAGAAACAGACAAAAAGCGATATATTATGGAGCACCACTTTGGGTCTTGTCGTATTTGTTACCATGGTTTCCATGGACAAATTATGAATCAG ACCCAGGAAGTTGGATTTCTGGGATGCATTTGATGATATCATTGTTTGCTTACGACGCTCTTTACACATTTGTACTTCTATCACAATGTGCATTATTTGCTGAAATGTCTGTGAAACATGAAGACAGATTACGACTAATCAAATATAATCAG GTTGCTTCAGTCCTAGGAAATTGCAGTATTTTTATTACTGGTGTTGTATCGAATAACATGGAgaatttattcaatttacaactttgttgtatttttattgCTGCTATATCATGGTTATTTATACG ATACTGTGCACTAAACACAACTACTTTATATGATAACCATATACCGCCTAAAAAGCAGAAAGATTCATCAGGATCTGAAAATGGCTATAAGATAAAAAATCATGACGATGAAATGAGTTTCAAAGGAGCTTGTCAAATTACTTGGCAAATTTTATGCAATAAGAATTTCTTGAGTTTTGTAATCATGAATTTTTTTCAG GTACTTCATCAGACATTTGGTACAAATTTTCTCTTGATATTTGCTGATCATCTTATTCCAAAATATGCTTTATCTTCCTTTGAAAGAAGTTTTATTTATGGCGCTTCATTCATACTACCTCAG gtTGTTATAATTCTTAGTGGAAGTATTATTGAAAAGTATGGATCATTTCGTATTATCATGGCAACATTTTAtgcacaaatattttttgcaattgcGCAATATTTTATCGGGAGGAATCACTATTATTTTGTTGCTCTATATCTCGTTTTAGAAAC GACTCTTCCTTCTATTGCTGCAAATTTTACAAGTATTAATATCGCCGATGTAATTGATGAAGACATGGCCATACATAATTTGAA ATTACCACGATCATCAATGATATTTGGGACGAATGCATTGGTAACAAAACCAGCTATTTCTCTCGCACCTATGATAGTTGTTTTTATATTGAATAG atatgGCTATGATTCTTTGAAAGAATCTGGCATCATCAAAGAGGAATTTTCATCAAAAGATGCCGTACAACCTGACACAATTGCAATTGACCAACTGCATTCAGTTATGTTTAATTTCGTGTGCTATTTTCCTATAGTTTTATCCATTATACAAATCTTTGTATGGAATCGTTTTCAATTAAGATCCTCTCATAAAAAGGATGCAAAGTATGCTGATAACGGAGAATTATATTGA